One window of Corynebacterium doosanense CAU 212 = DSM 45436 genomic DNA carries:
- the smc gene encoding chromosome segregation protein SMC: MHLKSLTLKGFKSFASATTLKFEPGICAVVGPNGSGKSNVVDALTWVMGEQGAKNLRGGSMQDVIFAGAGERKALGRAEVTLTIDNADGKLPIDYREVSVTRRMFRDGASEYEINGAKARLMDIQELLSDSGIGREMHIIVGQNKLGDILSSRPEERRAYIEEAAGVLKHRRRREKAQRKLQGMQSNLDRLRDLTDELGAQLKPLARQAEAATRAATVQVDLRDARLRMAADQVLTLRAALTDAARAAEIHAEQVAAVTERLEEASERQLQAEGEVEALTPEAEQAQQLWFRLSTLAERLSATSRIAADRAANAGEATAFAGQDPEELEARALRADEDHAELVMEAEEAAERLETLREELRERQEAYDAAEAEHRAQVRAIADRREGVVRLLATEESLAGQVRAAEEEIERQAETLAETRARSVAAEKEAREAARSLSVLRGEREPLAEAHVRAGAESQAADQRLEQLRDAQREHERAVYGLRSRIETLAESAPRAEAGSLLGGDFAPVAELIRVTDPALAGALAAALGAHADALAGRVTDSVVDTLHEATRVVLIDVAAGGEDWRVSADLPAGTSWLLDSLELDPSVSRAVTRLLADVVVTPDLAAARAVVDADARLRSVTPEGVVVGEGWVVAGHGGPSAVETSAQIDVAQGELEIANAQLIELSGTLEGARQAAEEARVAAASATAALREHDAAAQAGEREHKRLVAQHETAKAEHTRLAERASGADVRLADLREKLSETRDRLSRVDDDSNPTEASTDERDQTFVALNQVRAMEMEAQLAARSAADKAGQQAGRGDTLRRQAAQEREAKARHERAMAQRRRAGALARAVEKHARVVMERTEDALARATQRRDELAQRRREAMGRATRVKDEVSAARQQLDRLSDTAHAADIARSQAQVRADEAEAQVAEQLGLAIADLLEGYAPGEDFDRAEQQARLKRAEKDLRSLGKVNPLAMEEFKALEERYEFLSTQLDDVVKAREDLTGVISDVDTQILQLFTDAWNDVEKEFPKVFDTLFPGGEGRLVLTDPDDLLTTGIEVEARPPGKKVKRLSLLSGGEKSLTALAMLVAIFRARPSPFYVMDEVEAALDDVNLRRLIALFEELRKDSQLIVITHQKPTMDIANVLYGVTMRGDGVTHVLSQRMSPAGQAPLSDFPEVEATDVGARD; encoded by the coding sequence ATGCACCTCAAATCGCTGACGCTCAAGGGCTTCAAGTCCTTTGCGTCCGCGACGACGCTGAAGTTCGAGCCCGGGATCTGCGCCGTCGTCGGGCCGAACGGCTCGGGCAAGTCCAACGTCGTCGACGCCCTGACCTGGGTCATGGGCGAGCAGGGCGCGAAGAACCTGCGTGGCGGCAGCATGCAGGACGTCATCTTCGCCGGCGCGGGGGAGCGCAAGGCGTTGGGGCGCGCCGAGGTGACCCTGACCATCGACAACGCCGACGGCAAGCTGCCCATCGACTACCGAGAGGTCTCCGTCACCCGGCGCATGTTCCGCGACGGCGCCAGCGAGTACGAGATCAACGGGGCGAAGGCCCGGCTCATGGACATCCAGGAGCTGCTCTCGGATTCCGGCATCGGCCGCGAGATGCACATCATCGTGGGCCAGAACAAGCTGGGCGACATCCTTTCTTCGCGACCCGAGGAGCGCCGCGCCTACATCGAGGAGGCGGCGGGTGTGCTCAAGCACCGCCGCCGCCGGGAGAAGGCGCAGCGCAAGCTCCAGGGCATGCAGTCCAACCTCGACCGGTTGCGCGACCTCACCGACGAGCTCGGGGCCCAGCTCAAGCCCCTGGCCAGGCAGGCCGAGGCCGCCACGCGCGCCGCGACGGTGCAGGTGGATCTTCGCGACGCCCGGCTGCGCATGGCCGCCGACCAGGTGCTCACCCTGCGGGCCGCGCTCACCGACGCCGCCCGCGCGGCCGAGATCCACGCCGAGCAGGTGGCCGCGGTCACGGAGCGGCTTGAGGAGGCCAGCGAGCGGCAGCTGCAGGCCGAGGGAGAGGTGGAGGCGCTCACGCCCGAGGCGGAGCAGGCGCAGCAGCTGTGGTTCCGGCTGTCGACGCTCGCCGAACGCCTCTCGGCCACCTCGCGTATCGCCGCCGACCGCGCCGCCAACGCGGGCGAGGCCACGGCCTTCGCCGGCCAGGACCCCGAGGAGCTGGAGGCCCGCGCCCTGCGCGCCGACGAGGATCACGCCGAGCTGGTCATGGAGGCGGAGGAGGCCGCGGAGCGACTGGAGACCCTCCGCGAGGAGCTGCGCGAGCGCCAGGAGGCCTACGACGCCGCCGAGGCCGAGCACCGCGCGCAGGTGCGCGCCATCGCGGACCGCCGCGAGGGTGTCGTGCGCCTGCTGGCCACGGAGGAATCCCTGGCGGGGCAGGTCCGGGCCGCGGAGGAGGAGATCGAGCGGCAGGCCGAGACCCTCGCCGAGACCCGGGCGCGCAGCGTCGCCGCCGAGAAGGAGGCCCGCGAGGCCGCACGTTCGCTGTCCGTGCTCAGGGGAGAGCGTGAACCACTCGCCGAGGCACACGTGCGGGCCGGCGCGGAGTCCCAGGCCGCCGACCAGCGGCTGGAGCAACTGCGCGATGCCCAGCGCGAACACGAGCGGGCGGTTTACGGCCTGCGTTCACGCATCGAGACGCTTGCGGAATCCGCCCCCAGGGCCGAGGCCGGATCGCTGCTGGGCGGCGACTTCGCGCCGGTGGCCGAGTTGATCAGGGTCACCGACCCGGCGCTCGCGGGAGCCCTGGCCGCCGCGCTGGGCGCGCACGCCGACGCGTTGGCCGGCAGGGTGACGGACAGCGTCGTGGATACCCTGCACGAGGCCACCCGGGTCGTGCTCATCGATGTCGCAGCCGGGGGCGAGGACTGGCGTGTCAGCGCCGACCTGCCTGCCGGCACGTCGTGGCTCCTGGACAGCCTCGAGCTCGACCCGTCGGTCTCCCGCGCGGTGACCCGCCTGCTTGCCGACGTCGTGGTCACCCCCGATCTGGCCGCCGCCCGGGCCGTGGTCGACGCCGACGCGCGGCTGCGGTCGGTCACCCCGGAAGGCGTCGTCGTGGGCGAGGGCTGGGTGGTCGCGGGCCACGGCGGGCCGAGCGCCGTGGAAACCTCCGCGCAGATCGACGTGGCACAGGGGGAGCTCGAGATCGCGAATGCGCAGCTCATCGAGCTCTCCGGCACCCTCGAGGGTGCCCGGCAGGCCGCGGAGGAGGCCCGGGTCGCAGCCGCCTCGGCGACCGCGGCACTGCGCGAGCACGACGCCGCGGCCCAGGCGGGCGAGCGCGAGCACAAACGCCTGGTGGCGCAGCACGAGACCGCCAAGGCCGAACACACCCGTCTCGCAGAGCGGGCCAGCGGGGCCGACGTCCGCCTTGCCGACCTCAGGGAAAAGCTCTCGGAGACCCGCGACCGACTTTCGCGTGTCGACGATGACTCCAACCCCACCGAGGCCTCCACCGACGAGCGTGACCAGACCTTCGTGGCGCTCAACCAGGTCCGTGCCATGGAGATGGAGGCCCAGCTCGCGGCCCGCAGCGCGGCGGACAAGGCCGGTCAGCAAGCCGGCAGGGGAGACACGCTGCGCCGCCAGGCCGCGCAGGAGCGGGAGGCGAAGGCGCGGCACGAACGCGCCATGGCCCAGCGCCGGCGGGCGGGGGCGCTGGCACGGGCCGTCGAGAAGCATGCCCGGGTCGTGATGGAGCGCACCGAGGACGCCCTCGCGCGGGCGACCCAGCGCCGCGACGAGCTGGCGCAGCGGCGCCGGGAGGCGATGGGACGCGCGACGCGGGTCAAGGACGAGGTGTCGGCGGCGCGGCAGCAGCTGGACCGGTTGTCCGACACCGCGCATGCGGCGGACATTGCGAGGTCGCAGGCGCAGGTGCGGGCCGATGAGGCGGAGGCACAGGTCGCGGAGCAGCTGGGACTGGCCATCGCCGACCTGCTGGAGGGATACGCGCCGGGCGAGGACTTCGATCGCGCCGAGCAGCAGGCCCGGCTGAAACGCGCGGAGAAGGATCTGCGTTCCCTGGGCAAGGTCAACCCGCTGGCGATGGAGGAGTTCAAGGCGCTGGAGGAACGCTACGAGTTCCTGTCCACGCAGCTCGACGACGTGGTCAAGGCGCGCGAGGATCTCACCGGCGTCATCTCGGACGTGGACACGCAGATCCTGCAGCTGTTCACCGACGCGTGGAACGACGTGGAGAAGGAGTTCCCCAAGGTCTTTGACACCCTCTTCCCCGGTGGCGAGGGAAGGCTCGTGCTCACCGACCCGGACGACCTGCTCACCACGGGCATCGAGGTGGAGGCGCGCCCGCCCGGCAAGAAGGTCAAACGCCTGTCGCTGCTCTCCGGCGGCGAGAAGTCGTTGACGGCGCTGGCCATGCTCGTGGCCATCTTCCGCGCGCGGCCCAGCCCCTTCTACGTCATGGACGAGGTCGAGGCCGCGCTCGACGACGTCAACCTGCGCCGGCTCATCGCCCTGTTCGAGGAGCTGCGCAAGGACTCCCAGCTCATCGTCATCACGCACCAGAAACCCACGATGGACATCGCCAACGTGCTCTACGGGGTGACCATGCGTGGCGACGGCGTCACCCACGTCCTCTCCCAGCGCATGAGCCCGGCCGGTCAGGCGCCGCTGTCGGACTTCCCGGAGGTTGAGGCGACCGACGTGGGCGCTCGGGATTAG
- a CDS encoding acylphosphatase yields the protein MTDKPTRLTAFVHGSVQGVGFRWWTRSRALELGLSGHATNLRDGRVQVVAEGPAESVDKLLNLLRETPSSTRRPGAVEAVVEQYSEPRGESGFIER from the coding sequence ATGACCGACAAACCCACCCGCCTGACCGCATTCGTCCACGGATCCGTTCAGGGGGTGGGTTTTCGTTGGTGGACCCGCTCCCGGGCGCTGGAACTGGGGCTCAGCGGCCATGCCACCAATCTTCGCGACGGTCGGGTGCAGGTGGTCGCGGAGGGGCCGGCGGAGAGCGTCGATAAGCTCCTGAATCTTCTGCGCGAGACCCCGTCCTCGACGCGGCGACCGGGCGCCGTGGAGGCCGTGGTCGAGCAGTACTCCGAGCCCCGGGGCGAAAGCGGATTCATCGAGCGCTAG